One genomic region from Hirundo rustica isolate bHirRus1 chromosome 5, bHirRus1.pri.v3, whole genome shotgun sequence encodes:
- the LOC120752874 gene encoding placenta-specific gene 8 protein-like isoform X1, with protein MASQTVITVQPQFSAAQQRGEWQTGLMDCCSDCGVCLCGTFCLCCLSIQVAGDMDECCLCGSSVAIRTLYRTRYNIPGSILGDFCATWWCTPCSLCQLKRDIKRRREMGIFW; from the exons ATGGCCTCTCAAACCGTGATTACGGTCCAGCCCCAGTTCTCGGCTGCCCAGCAGCGCGGGGAGTGGCAGACGGGGCTGATGGACTGCTGCTCCGACTGCGGCGTGT GTCTCTGTGGGAcgttctgcctctgctgcctgagCATCCAAGTGGCCGGGGACATGGACGAGTGCTGCCTGTGTGGGAGCAGCGTGGCCATAAGGACCCTGTACCGCACCAGATACAACATCCCG GGCTCCATCCTGGGAGACTTCTGCGCTACCTGGTGGTGCACGCCGTGTTCGCTCTGCCAGCTGAAGAGAGACATCAAGCGGAGGAGGGAGATGGGCATATTCTGGTGA
- the LOC120752874 gene encoding placenta-specific gene 8 protein-like isoform X2, translated as MASQTVITVQPQFSAAQQRGEWQTGLMDCCSDCGVCLCGTFCLCCLSIQVAGDMDECCLCGSSVAIRTLYRTRYNIPGSILGDFCATWWCTPCSLCQLKRDIKRRREMGIF; from the exons ATGGCCTCTCAAACCGTGATTACGGTCCAGCCCCAGTTCTCGGCTGCCCAGCAGCGCGGGGAGTGGCAGACGGGGCTGATGGACTGCTGCTCCGACTGCGGCGTGT GTCTCTGTGGGAcgttctgcctctgctgcctgagCATCCAAGTGGCCGGGGACATGGACGAGTGCTGCCTGTGTGGGAGCAGCGTGGCCATAAGGACCCTGTACCGCACCAGATACAACATCCCG GGCTCCATCCTGGGAGACTTCTGCGCTACCTGGTGGTGCACGCCGTGTTCGCTCTGCCAGCTGAAGAGAGACATCAAGCGGAGGAGGGAGATGGGCATATTCTG A